CTACTACATGAGCAAACCACTCGAACCCGCGGCGCTCGCCCGCTGGATTCGCGCGAATCACGGCACCTTTGAAGCGCCGCAGCCCGCGACTGATACCGCCCGGAGCGTGGGCGCGCAGGCGCGCTAGTCAGTCGTCGAGGACGGCCGCGTCGCTCGAGCGCACCGGCGCGAAGCTGCGCCGGTGCAGCGGGCTCGGGCCCAGCGAATTCAGCGCCGCCACGTGTGAACGCGTCGGGTAACCCTTGTGCCCCGACAGCGAGAAGCCCGGGTAACGGCCGTCGAGCTCGCGCATCAACGCGTCGCGCGTGGTCTTGGCCAGGATGGACGCGGCGCTGATCGACGGGACGCTGGCGTCTCCCTTGATGATCGCCTCGAACAGGCAGTCGAACCCCAGCCCCTCCGCGCACGGACAACGGTTGCCGTCGACGAACACCTGCTGCGGCGGCACGCGCAGTCCTAACAAGGCGCGGCGCATGGCCAGCATGGTCGCCTGCAGGATATTGATGCTGTCGATCTCCTCGGCGTCCGCCCAGGCCACCGAGTAACACAACGCCCGTTCGCGGATCAGCAGCGCCAGCCGCTCGCGTTCTTCCGGCTCGAGCACCTTCGAATCGGCAAGGCCGCGGATCGGCCGGGCATGATTGAGGATGACCGCCGCGGCGACCACGGGCCCCGCAAGCGGCCCCCGCCCGGCTTCGTCGACACCCGCGACGCGTAATCGCACGCGGATCTTCGTGCCCGTATCGGGTTGCATGCCTTGTCTCACGCTTGGGCCGTCCAGGCCGCGAGCAGCTCGGCAATCTCGTTGGCGGCGCGCCGCGCGCCGTCGCAACGCAGGCGGGCGTGGATCGCCGCGAATTCCTTCTGCACGCGCGCCACTTCTTCCGGGTGCGTGAGCCAGCGTGCCAGCGCCGCGGCCAGGTTCGCCGCATTCGCATCCTGCTGGAAGAACTCGGGGACGAGCGCCGCGCCCGCCAGCAGATTCGGCTGCGAGAAATGCCGCACTTTCACCAGCCCGAGTTTCTGCAACACGAAGGCCGTGACCGCTCCGAGTTTGTAAGCCACGACCATCGGACGTTTGCACAGCGCAGCTTCGAGCGTCGCGGTTCCCGAAGCCACCAGCACGACGTCGGCGGCCGCGAGCGCCGCCCGCGCGTCGCCGTCGAGCATCCTGACCGCGGCACGCGGCGCAGTTTGCGCGCACTGCGCGGCGAAGACAGCGCGCAGCGCGGGTGTCACCATCGGCGCGATGCAGACCAGACCGGGAAACTTCGCGGCTAACAACTCTGCCGCGCCGGCGAATTCGCCGGCCAGCCGTTCGACCTCGCCGCGGCGGCTGCCGGGCAGCACCGCCAGCACCCTGGCGGCAGGATCGATGCCGAGGCCGGCGCGCGCCGCGGCCCGATCGACCTCGAGCGGAATCTGGTCGGCCAAAGGATGGCCGACGAAGGCGGCACGCACGCCGTGTTCGCGGTAGAAATCCGGCTCGAAGGGAAACAGGCACAACACCAGATTGACCGACTGGCCGATGGTGCGCACGCGGCCCTGCCGCCACGCCCACACCTGCGGGCTGACGTACTGGACCGTCGGCAGGCCGGCGCGTTTGAGCAGCCGCGCGAGACCCAGGTTGAATTCCTTGAAGTCGACACCGACGAATACATCGGGACGCCATTCGAGAATCTGCTTGCGCAGGCTCGACCGAAGCCGCCACAGCCGCGGCAGCGAGCTCAGGACTTCGGTGAGCCCCATGACCGACAATGCTTCGACGCCATGCCAGGCGATGCAGCCCGCGGCCTTCATCCGTGGGCCGGCGACGCCCGCGAATTCAGCTTCGGGAAACTTGGCTCGCAGCGCTTCGATGAGTGACGCACCCAGCGCGTCGCCCGATGCTTCTCCTGCCACCAGCGCGATGCGCATTAACGGACGATGCTGCGCGTCGACTCGCCGATGAAGTCGACGAAGATCTTGAGTTCGGGCTGGGTGGCGACGCGTTTGCCCAATTCTTCGACCGCATCGGCGAGCTTGAGGTCGGAGCGGTACAGCACCCGGTAGGCGTTCTTGAGATTGCGGATCTGCTCGGGAGAAAAGCCGCGCCGCTTGAGACCTTCCGAATTGATCGAGTGCGGCACGGCGGGTGTCCCGACCACCATGAGATAGGGCGGCACATCGCGTGTGACCGCGGCGTTGTTGCCGAGAAATGCGTGCGCCCCGACCTTGGTGAACTGGTGGATGCCGGAGTAACCGCCCATGATCACCCAGTCGCCGAGTTCGACGTGGCCGCCGAGCGTGGCGTAATTGGCCATGACGCATTTGCTGCCGACGTGGCAGTCGTGGGCCACGTGCGTGTACGACATGAACAGGTTGTCGCTGCCGATCGTTGTGACGCCTCCACCCTGCGCGGTGCCGCGATTCATGCTGGTGAACTCACGGAAGACATTGCGATCGCCGATCTCGAGCCGGGTCGGTTCGCCCGCGTACTTGAGATCCTGCGGCGCATCGCCGATCGAGGCGAACTGGAACACCTTGTTGCCGGCGCCGAGCGTGGTGTTGCCGGTAACCACCGCGTGCGGACCGACCCAGGTTCCGGGCCCGATCTTCACGCCGTCGCCGATGACGCTGTAGGCACCGACCGTCACATCGGCCGCCAGCTCGGCCTGCGGAGAGACTATGGCGCGCGGGTCGATGCCAGCCATGGTTACGCCTTGGCGGGGGTCTTGTTCGTTTCGGGAGCGACCATCATTTCCGCGGACGTTACCTCATCGTCGCCCACGTAGGCGACCGTGGAGAACTTCCAGATGCCGCGCATGGAGCGTTCGAGCTTGGCCGTGAGAATGAGCTGGTCGCCCGGCTCGACCGGCTTGCGGAAGCGCGCCTTGTCGATGCCGACGAAGAAGAACCGCGTGAATTCGTCCGGCACGACATCGGCGGTGATGAACGCCAGCAGCCCGCAGGTTTGGGCCAGCGCCTCGATGATGATGACGCCGGGCATCACCGGCCGGTGCGGAAAGTGGCCCGGAAAAAACGGCTCGTTGATGGTGACGTTCTTGACGGCGCGAATACTTTCGCCCTTGGTGCATTCGAGCACCTTGTCGACCAGCAGGAACGGGTAACGATGCGGCAGCAGGCGCATGACGCCCATGATGTCGAGCGAAAGCGGTTGAGTCATTAGTTAGTCCTCGGAGTTTCCCTGGTCCGCCGCGTGAAGTCCCACGTGTTTTTCGACCGCGCGCAGTCGTTTAGCCATCGAATCGAGCCGCTTGATGCGCCCGACGATGCGGCGCCACACGGAGGCTTCCTCGCTCGGCAGCGCCGAAGAATACACACCCGGCTTCGATATGGAATGTGAAATGAACGATGTGCCGAGCACCACGACGTCGTCGCACAGGATGATGTGTCCCGTAAGACCCACTTTGCCGCCGAGGATGCAGCGCTTGCCGAGCACGCTGCTGCCAGCGATCGCGACCGCGGCGGCCAGCGCCGAGTGCTCCCCGATGCGCACGTTGTGGGCGATCATGATGAGGTTGTCGAGCTTCGCGCCGGTCTCGATGACGGTGTCGCCGAGCGCGCCGCGGTCGATGGTGGTGTTGGCGCCGATCTCGACATCGTCACCCAGCAGCACGCTGCCGAGTTGCGGCACCTTGACCCATGTGCCGCGGTCGGGCGCGTAGCCGAAGCCGTCCCCGCCGATGACGGCGCCCGGCTGGACGATGCAGCGCAGTCCAATCCTGACGCGATCGCCAAGGAAGACGCGCGCCGTCAGGCGCGTGTCGTCGCCGATTTCCGCGCCGGCGCCTATCACGCAGCCCGGACCGATGAAGCAACGGGCGCCGATGCGCACGCCCTCGCCGATGCTGACCTGCGCTGCAATCTCGCTCGAAGCGTCGATATGGGCGCCCGCTCCCACGCTCGCCGTCGCATGCGTGCCGGGATGGAGCGGCGGGTCGGGATGCAGCAGCGTCGCCACGCGCGCGTAAGTGGCGTGCGGGTTCGCGGCCACGAGCACGGGTACGGGAGATGCGGCCGCCGACTTCGCGTCGAGGATGACCGCGCCGGCACGTGTACCCGAGAGCTGGGCGACGTACTTCGGATTGGCGAGAAAGCTCACCGCGCGCGGCCCGGCCTGCGACAGCGCGCCCACGGAATCCACCGCCACCGATGGATCGCCGTGCAGCTCGCAGCCGAAACGCACCGCCAGTTCGCCGAGCGTAACTGTCATGGCGGCGGGCGCGACTGCGCCTTCCCCGAACTTCAGGGCTTCGCGGCGGGCTTCGCGGGTGCCGGGGCGGCTCCCGCCGGAGCGGCGGCCGGTTTCGGCGCATTCGCCTGCAGCTTCTGCAGCACCGCGGGGGTGATATCGACCGCGGGGGTCGAATAGATCACGCCTTCGGCGATCACGATGTCGAAGCTCTGCGCCTTGGCGTAGTCACGCACTTCGCCGATCAGCGAGCGCTGCAGCTTGTTCATTTCTTCCTGGCGCCGAGCGTTCGAGTCGTCCTGCAACTCGCCTTTCTTGCGCTCGAGCTCGCGGGCTCCGTCGCGCAATTCCTTGTCGGCCTTGGTGCGCTGCTCGGGCGTCATCGTGGCGGCGTCTTTCTGCAACTTGTCGTTGCGGGTCTTCAGCGCCTGCTCCTGGGTGACGAGCTGCTGGAGGCGCGGCTGGAATTCCGACCGCAGCGTCTCCTGCACGACCTTCGCCTGTGGCGATTCGTCGAACAGGCGCGCGTAGTCGATGACGCCGATCTTGAGCTCCGCCATCGCGGGCGCGGCAAAGGCCACGGTCGCGAGAGCACCTAACAAAACTTTGCGAAACGAAACCTGCACTGAACTCACCTCGTTAGAAAGCCTGGCCAACCGAGAACTGGAACGGTTCGTCTTCATCCGGGTAGACGTTGCTATCGCCCTTGTACGCGTTCAACGGCATGGCATAGCTGAATCGGAACACACCCAACGGCGCGAGCCATTGCACTGCGATGCCCGTTGAATGCTTCAATTTATCATACTCGAAGTTGTACTCGACCGGCTGTCCACTGCGGCCGCGGAAGTCGTACCGATTGCCGGTCGAGAAGATGTTGCCGATGTCGTAGAACCAGGACAGCCGCGCCGAGGTCTCGAACTTCTGCGGCAGCGGGATCAGGACTTCCATGCGGCCCGCCACCTTGAAATTGCCGCCAAACGGCCGGCCAAAATCGTCCTTGGGGCCCAGGCGGCTCTCTTTATATCCACGCACGGTGTCCGGGCCGCCGGCATAGAACTGCCGGTATGGCGGCAGCGCGGTGGTCGCGCCGATGTCCATGCCGTATGCCAGGTCGGCGCCCACCTGCAGGGTGAACCGCCCGAACAGCGGGACATATTTCACGAACTCGTAGCTCGCGACGTAGTACTCGACGTCGCTGACGCCGGGTAATGCATAGGCGATCCCCAGCGAACTACGAGCCCCACGGTCGGCAAACAGCGAGCGGTTGCGGCTGTCGTAGTTCCACGAGGTGGTCAGTTCGACCGAGTTGTACTCGGTGCCGAAGATCGCGAGCGCGACCGGGCCGACATCGCAATCGACGTCGTCGAAATTGGCGCCGATGCAACGCTGATTGGTCTTGCCGTTGTTGCGCACCCAGTCGATCGACTGGCGCGCGCTGCCGTTGCTGGTCACCAGCAGGCTGGATTTCTGGAACGACAGGCCGAAGCGCAACCCCTGGCGCTCGCCGATCGGATACCCGATGTCGAAACCCGCGCCGATGGTCTCGGACGAGAAATCGGACGAGGCGGATACGAACTGCGTCTGGTCGCGGTAACTGATGTTGCTGGTGAACCCGACATTGTTAGGCGTGAGGTACGGCTCGGTCAGCGACACACCGTACACCTTGCTGTAACGCCCGGAATTCAGGTCGACCGAAACGCGCCGCCCGGTGCCGAGGAAATTCGCGTCGGCGTAATTGCCGCTCAGGATGAACGATTGCGACTCGGAGTAACCGACACCGCCGCCCAGCTGCGCGGACGGGCCCTCTTCGATGTCGTAGTTGACGTCGACGAGATCGGCGGAACCCGCCACGGGTTTGGTCTCCGATTCCACTTTCTTGATGTATGGCAGGTGCTCGATGCGCTGCTTGGAGCGGTCGAGCGCGACGTTCGACAGCCAGCCGCCCTCGAGCTGGCGCATTTCGCGGCGCAGGACTTCATCGTTGATCTTGGTCACGCCGTTGAACACGATGTGGCGCACGTAGACGCGGTTACCCGGATCGACGAAGAACGTGAGCGTCAATTCCTTGTTCTTGGGATCGCCGAGTGTCGTGGGCACCGGATCCACCTTCGCAAACGCGAACCCGTCTTCGCCCAGGCGGTTCTGCAGCAGTTCCTGGGTCGCAGTGATGGTCTTGCGCGAGAAGGTGTCGCCCGGCTGCACGAGCACGTAGCGCTTCAACAGAGCCTCGGGCACGACGAAGGTGCCCGCGAGTTTCACTTCCTTGACCTTGTGAACCTCACCCTCGTTGACGTTCACCGTGATGAAGATGTCGTCCTTCTCGGGCGCGATGGCGACCTGCGTGGATTCGACTTCGAAGTTCGCGTAACCGCGATCCATGTAGAACGAACGCAGCTTTTCCAGATCACCCTGCAGCGATTCGCGCGAGTAGCGGTCGTCCTGCTTGTAGAACGACAGCAGGTTCGGCGTCTTCAGCTCGAACGTCTCGAGGATGTCCTTTTCCTTGAACGTGTGATTGCCGACGATGTTGATCTGGCGGATCTTGGCGCGTTTGCCCTCGACGATCTCGATCTTGATCTTGACGCGATTGCCGGCCACCTCTTCGACGTTGGCGTCGATCTTGGCGGCGTATTTGCCGCGCGCGCCGTACTGGTCCTGCAGAAAGGACTTCACGTCCTCGAGCACCGAGCGATCGAAGGTCTTGCCCTGCGACAGCCCGACGTTGCGCAGCGACTTGTTCAGATCCTCGGTCTTGATGTCCTTGTTGCCCTTGAGCTCGAAACTCTCGATGGTGGGGCGCTCGTTGACGACCACGATCAGCGTGCTGCCGTCGCGGCGCATCTCGACGTCGCGGAAGAAGCCGGTGTCGTACAGCGCACGCACCGCCTCGCGCAGGCGCTGCGCCGACAGGTTGTCGCCGATGTTGATGGGTAGATAGTTGTAGACCGTTCCCTCGGTTACGCGCTGCAGACCTTCGACGCGGATGTCACCGACCGTGAACGCCGGCCCTTCCTGGGCAAACAGCGGAGCCGCGAGCAACAAGCCGCCGACGGCGATAAAAGTCGCAAACCGTGTGGTCAATGGAATCCCCTGAAAGAAATCTGCCTGGAAAATTTTGTACTAGCTATGCGCGAACAAACCGGTCAGATCGTTGAACAAGGCGACGCCCATGAGCAGCACCAGCAGCAGCAGGCCTGCCTGCTGCCCGACCATATAGGTGCGATCCGACAGCGGGCCGCCCTTGATCCACTCGGCAACCTGAAAAACGATCTGCCCGCCATCGAGAATCGGAATGGGCAACAGGTTCAGGAAGCCGAGCGACAACGACAGCAGCACGAGCAGCATGAGGAAGTTGCCCGCGCCGGCGCTCGCCGCGTCACCGGAATACTTGGCGATGGAAATGAAACCCGAGATGTTCTTGGTGGACACCTGGCCGGTGATCATGCGGACGAAGAATTTCGCCTGCGCGGCGGTCATCTGCCATGCCTTGGTCGCCGAGTAGGTGAGCGACTCCAGCGGCCCGAGATCGCTGTGGGTCCTCATCCCGGTGGGGATCGTCACGCTGACGTTCTTCGGCACCTCGACGCGGATGCGGCCGATGGTCTTGCCATCGACGACTTCGCTCGTGGTGGTGAGATTCAACACCTTGTCGAGGCCGTCACGGCGTACGGTCAGGACCATCGCCTGGGCGGGCCGCGCGTTCACGTAGTCCATGAACTCGTTGAAGCTGCGGATCGGCGCGCCGTCGGCGCCGACGATCTGGTCGCCGGGCAACATGCCGGCTTTGGCTGCCGGCCCGTCCGCGATCACGTTGCCGACGATCGCCGGAACGCGCGGTACCCAGAACTGGAAACCAAGGCCCGAGTACAGGCGCTCCGGCTCGGTGAGCCGGTACCGCTCCGCCGCGTCGGGCACGGTGAGCGTCACGGTACGGTTGCGGCCATCGCTGCCGCGCACCTGCATGACTGCCTCGCCATCGTCGCTGACCGCGTCTAACAACCCGAACGACGCGTCGCCCTGGTCGAGCACGCGCGTGTTGTCGATGCTGAGGATCTCGTCGCCAACCTTGAGGCCGGCCCGCGCGGCAGGCGAAGCGGCGGTCACCTTGTCGACCTGGGCTTTCACGTGCGTGACGCCATTGACCCAGAACATGCCCCACAACACCGCCACGGCGAAGATGATGTTGGCGGCCGGCCCGGCCAGCATGACGAGGATGCGCGCCCACGGCGGGCGGCTTGCGAAAGCGCGCGGCAGGTCGGCGGGGGCGACCGCGCCGTCGCGTTCGTCGAGCATGCGCACGTAACCGCCGAGCGGCACGGCAGCGATGACGTATTCGGTGTAGTCGGGCGCACCGCCGACCTTTTTCAACAGGGGTTTGCCAAAACCCACCGAGAACCGCAGCACCTTGAAGCCGAGCTTGCGGGCCACCCAGAAATGGCCGAATTCGTGCACCGTGACGAGCAAGCTCACGGCAACGATGAACCAGAGGACACTCCAGCCAATTTGCATCAGGCGTCCTTAAGCGTGAACGGCCCGGGGCCGGATAAGAGAGGAAGCGCGTTCGCGCGCTTCGGCGTCGGCCGCCAGCACGTCGTCGAGATCGCGGATTTCGCCCCCCGAAGTGGTTGCCATCACCGACTCAATGACTGCCGGAATTCGCGCAAAGTTCAATCCGCCTTCCAGAAACGCCGACACAGCCACCTCGTTCGCGGCGTTAAGTGATGCCGGTCGCGAGCCTCCGGCGCGCGCGGCCTCCTGCGCCAGCCCCAGCGCCGGGAAGCGCCGCAGGTCCGGAGCCTCGAAACGCAGGGTTCCGACCTTGATGAGGTCGAGGGATTGTACACCGGAGGTCACGCGCTCCGGCCACGCCAGCGCATGGGCGATGGGAGTCCGCATGTCCGGGGCGCCTAACTGGGCGAGCACGGATCCGTCGATGTATTCCACCAGTGAGTGGACGATGCTCTCGCGGTGGATGAGCACCTCGACCTGCGAGGGCCGCACGTCGAACAGCAGGCAGGCCTCGATGAATTCGAGACCCTTGTTCATGAGCGTGGCCGAATCCACCGAAATCTTGCGGCCCATGACCCAGTTTGGATGCGCGCAGGCCTGCTCGGGTGTCACCTGTTCGAGGCGGCTGCGGTCCGCATCGAGGAATGGTCCGCCGGAGGCGGTCAACAGGATTCGCCGCACGCCCGGCGGCGATTCGCCGCAGCGGGAGTCGCGCGGCAGGCACTGGAAGACCGCGTTGTGTTCGCTGTCGATGGGCAGCAGCGTCGCGCCGGAGGCGCGCACCGCCTGCATCAGCAACGCACCCGCCATCACCAGCGACTCCTTGTTAGCCAGCAGCAGGCGTTTGCCCGCGCGCGCAGCGGCCAGCGTGGAACGCAAACCCGCGGCGCCGACGATGGCTGCCATGACGCTATGCACTTCGGGCAACGCGGCGATCTCCACCAGTGCATCGGCGCCGCCGAGCACGCGCGTGGGCGCGCCACGTGCGCGCAACGCCTGCTCGAGACGGGTGGTGAACGTGGTGTCTGCCAGCGCCGCGTACGGCACCGAGAAGCGGCTGCACTGTTCGGCAAGCTTCTCGACGTTGCGATTCGCGCCGAGTGCGACGACGTGAAAACGCTCGGGATGCCGCGCGATCACGTCGAGCGTGTGTTCACCCACCGACCCGGTGGAACCGAGGATGGCAACACCCTGAAGACTCATGGGCGCAGGCTCATGGAATGGCCTTGAGCGCCATCAACGCAAACACTAGGGCGGGCGCGGCCGCCGTGACGCTGTCGATGCGATCGAGCATGCCACCGTGGCCCGGGAAAACGCTGCCACTGTCCTTGAGACCCACGGCCCGCTTCAACATGCTTTCCGTCAGGTCACCGACGATGGACAACGCCGCGACGGCGATGCAAGTAGTCACGAACGGCCACACATCGGCCACCGCGAGATATCGATTGAGCCACGTGGCGCCAATCCACGCGACGATGCCGCTGGTGATGACGCCGCCGATGACACCTTCCCAGGTCTTCTTCGGCGAGACACGCGGCGCCAGCGGCACGCGGCCGAACCACCGGCCGGCGAAGAACGCGCCAGTGTCCGCCGCCCACACCAGCGCCAGCGTGAACAACACCCAGTACGTGCTGCCCGTGGTGAAAATCACATAGACCAGCGCGAGCCAGCACGGCACGAGCGAGAACACACCGGCGAGCGCGGCCGAGACCGGGTTGACGCGCGCGGGCGCGAGACTCACCCACAAAAACGCGGCCATCCACCAGAGCATGGCGATCGTCATGACCAGGTGCACGAAACCGGGCGAGGTCGAATTGAAATGTAAACAGGCGAGCAGCGCCAGCGCGATGACAGCGGTGAAGGCGGCGCGGGAGGCATAACCACCCTTGCCGATGAAGGCCGCCCACTCCCACGCGCCCACCAGCACCAGCACGGTGACGAGCCAGACGGTGGCGATGGAGGGCAGCCCGAGCATGACGCCCAGCAGCACCGCAACGAGCACGATCGCGGTGATGACGCGTTGTTTAAGCACGCGTGGCAGCCTCGGCCGGATCGCGGACCTGTTCGCGTGTGAGCCCGAAGCGGCGCTCGCGATGGGCGAACGAGGCCAGCGCGGCTTCCAGTTGCGGCACGTCGAAATCGGGCCACAAGGTGTCGCAGACGTGGATCTCGGTGTACGCGAGGTTCCACAAAAGGAAATTGCTGATGCGGTGATCGCCACCGGTGCGGATGAACAGATCGGGATCCTCGATGCCGCCGAGCGCGAGCTCGCGCGAGAAGCGTTCCTCGTCGATGGCCTCGGCACTCAACGCGCCGCTCGCGACCTGGGCGGCAAGCTTGCGCGCCGCCTGCAGGATGTCCCAGCGCCCGCCGTAACTCACGGCCACCTGCAGTTTGAGCCCGGAGTTGCCGGCGGTGAGCTCCTCGCTGGCCGCCATGCGCGACTGCAGTTTGACGCTGAGCGCGTGCCGGTCGCCGATGAAACGCAGGCGTACCTGGTTCTTGTGCAGGTCCGCGACTTCACGATCGATGGCATCGAGGAACAGCTGCATGATGCTGCTCACCTCGACCGTGGGCCGTTGCCAGTTCTCGCTGGAGAAGGCGAACAGCGTGAGCGCGCCAACACCGCGGCGGGCGCACTCTTCTATACACATGCGCACCGGGCGCACGCCTTCCTTGTGGCCGGCATGGCGCGGCTGGCCGCGCGCCTCGGCCCACCTGCCGTTGCCGTCCATGATGATCGCGATGTGTTTTGGAATGTTCACGAGGAAACCGTGCCGCGGCCGCCCCGCTCACACCTGCATGATTTCCTTTTCCTTCGCCGCCAGCTGCGCATCGATGTCGCCGATGTATTTGTCGGTGAGCTTCTGGATGTCGACTTCGGCCTTCTTTTCGTCGTCCTGCGTGATCAGCTTTTCCTTGAGCGCCTCTTTGACGTCGGCGATCACGTCGCGGCGCACGTTGCGCACGGCGACGCGGGCATTTTCGGCGTCCGCGCGCACCACCTTGGTGATGTCCTTGCGGCGCTCTTCGGTCAACGGCGGCAGCGGGATGCGGATGACGGTGCCGGCGCTGATCGGATTGAGCCCGAGATCCGCCTTGTGAATGGCCTTCTCGATGGCCTGCACCATGCTCTTTTCCCACGGCGACACCACCAGCGTGCGCGCGTCCTCGACGCTGATGTTGGCCACCTGCTTGAGCGGGGTGTCGGTGCCGTAGTAGTCGACCTTCATGTTCTCGATGAGCGAGGGATGCGCGCGCCCGGTGCGCATCTTCTTGAGATCAGCCTGGAAGTTCTCGACGCACTTGCCCATGCGGGTGACTGCGTCCTTCTTGATGTCGTCTAACATTGTTGCGATCCCTCTAACTTCTCGTTCAGTCGCTGGTGACGACCGTGCCGATGTCGTCGCCGCGCACCACGCGCGGCAGGTCGCCGGCGTTGTTCAGGTTGAACACCTGCAGCGGCATGCGGTTGTCGCGGCACATGACGATGGCGGTCGCGTCCATCACATTGAGGCGGTCCGCCAGCACCTTGTCGTAGGTGAGCGTCGCGTAACGTTTCGCACCGGGGTTCTTCATCGGATCCGAGTCGTAGATGCCGTTGACCTTGGTGGCCTTGAGCAACACGTCGGCTTCGATCTCGATGGCGCGCAGCGCGGCCGCGCTGTCGGTGGTGAAGTACGGGTTGCCCGTTCCGGCGGCAAAGATGACGATGCGGCCCTTCTCGAGGTGGCGCATCGCGCGGCGGCGAATATAGTCCTCGCACACCTGATTGATGCGGATCGCGCTCTGCACACGCGCGGTGCCACCCAGGCGTTCGATGGCGTCCTGCATCGCGAGCGCATTCATGACGGTCGCGAGCATGCCCATGTAGTCGCCGGTGGAGCGGTCGAGCCCCGCCTTCGCAAGCCCCGCGCCGCGAAAGATGTTGCCGCCGCCGATGACGCAGGCCACCTGCACGCCTGAGCGCTGGATCTCGAGCACTTCACCGGCAATACGCGTGAGCACCAGGGGATCGATGCCGAAGTCGGTCGTGCCCATCAGAGCCTCGCCCGAGAGCTTGACCAGGATGCGTTGGTATCGGCCGGCGGTCATGGGTGGCGATTTCCTCTGTTGCGAAGCGTGCGCACTTTGCCATAAAGAAAACCCCGCGGAAGGCGGGGTTTTCGGGATCGCATCAGTGCTTCGTCGGCGGGTCGGACTTGTCGTCCTTTTTGGTGGCGGCTTTGACCTGCTCCATGACCTCGTTTGCGAAGTCGCCCTGCTTCTTCTCGATGCCGGCGCCTACTTCGACTCGCTCGAAGCCCTTCACGCTGGCCTTGTTCTTCTGCAGCAGCTTCTCGATCGTCAGATCGCCGTCTTTGACGAACACCTGGCCGGTGAGCGCGAATTCGTTGATCGACTTGCGCAGGCGTCCTTCCACGATCTTGGCGAGGATCTCGGCCGGCTTGCTCGCGTTGGCGGGCTCGCCCTTCGCCTTCTCGGTCTCGATCTCGCGTTCCTTCGCCACGAGGTCGGCCGGCGCATCGGCCGGCGTCAGGTAACGCGGGCTGGCCGCCACCACCTGCATTGCGAGGTCCCGCGCCAGTTCCGCATCGCCGCCTTCGACGGCCACCAGGGCGGCCTTCTTGTTGTCGGTGTGCACGTAGGAACCGACCACGGTCGGCGCCGTCACGAGCACCACGCGACGCACGGTGAGGTTCTCGCCGAGTTTGGCGATCAAGGCGCGACGCTTCTCGTCGACCGTCTCACCGCTGCCGAGCTTGAGGCTGTTCACGACCTCGATGCTGGCCGCGCCGGCCGCGAGCGCGACCTTCGCGACTTCGTTGGCGAAGCCGCGGAAGTCGTCGCCACGCGCGACGAAATCCGTCTCGCTGTTCACTTCGACCAGCACCCCGGTCTTGCCGTCGGCGGATTTCTCCACCACGACCA
This sequence is a window from Pseudomonadota bacterium. Protein-coding genes within it:
- the fabZ gene encoding 3-hydroxyacyl-ACP dehydratase FabZ; its protein translation is MTQPLSLDIMGVMRLLPHRYPFLLVDKVLECTKGESIRAVKNVTINEPFFPGHFPHRPVMPGVIIIEALAQTCGLLAFITADVVPDEFTRFFFVGIDKARFRKPVEPGDQLILTAKLERSMRGIWKFSTVAYVGDDEVTSAEMMVAPETNKTPAKA
- a CDS encoding OmpH family outer membrane protein; protein product: MQVSFRKVLLGALATVAFAAPAMAELKIGVIDYARLFDESPQAKVVQETLRSEFQPRLQQLVTQEQALKTRNDKLQKDAATMTPEQRTKADKELRDGARELERKKGELQDDSNARRQEEMNKLQRSLIGEVRDYAKAQSFDIVIAEGVIYSTPAVDITPAVLQKLQANAPKPAAAPAGAAPAPAKPAAKP
- the lpxB gene encoding lipid-A-disaccharide synthase; its protein translation is MRIALVAGEASGDALGASLIEALRAKFPEAEFAGVAGPRMKAAGCIAWHGVEALSVMGLTEVLSSLPRLWRLRSSLRKQILEWRPDVFVGVDFKEFNLGLARLLKRAGLPTVQYVSPQVWAWRQGRVRTIGQSVNLVLCLFPFEPDFYREHGVRAAFVGHPLADQIPLEVDRAAARAGLGIDPAARVLAVLPGSRRGEVERLAGEFAGAAELLAAKFPGLVCIAPMVTPALRAVFAAQCAQTAPRAAVRMLDGDARAALAAADVVLVASGTATLEAALCKRPMVVAYKLGAVTAFVLQKLGLVKVRHFSQPNLLAGAALVPEFFQQDANAANLAAALARWLTHPEEVARVQKEFAAIHARLRCDGARRAANEIAELLAAWTAQA
- the lpxD gene encoding UDP-3-O-(3-hydroxymyristoyl)glucosamine N-acyltransferase; the encoded protein is MTVTLGELAVRFGCELHGDPSVAVDSVGALSQAGPRAVSFLANPKYVAQLSGTRAGAVILDAKSAAASPVPVLVAANPHATYARVATLLHPDPPLHPGTHATASVGAGAHIDASSEIAAQVSIGEGVRIGARCFIGPGCVIGAGAEIGDDTRLTARVFLGDRVRIGLRCIVQPGAVIGGDGFGYAPDRGTWVKVPQLGSVLLGDDVEIGANTTIDRGALGDTVIETGAKLDNLIMIAHNVRIGEHSALAAAVAIAGSSVLGKRCILGGKVGLTGHIILCDDVVVLGTSFISHSISKPGVYSSALPSEEASVWRRIVGRIKRLDSMAKRLRAVEKHVGLHAADQGNSED
- the rnhB gene encoding ribonuclease HII, coding for MQPDTGTKIRVRLRVAGVDEAGRGPLAGPVVAAAVILNHARPIRGLADSKVLEPEERERLALLIRERALCYSVAWADAEEIDSINILQATMLAMRRALLGLRVPPQQVFVDGNRCPCAEGLGFDCLFEAIIKGDASVPSISAASILAKTTRDALMRELDGRYPGFSLSGHKGYPTRSHVAALNSLGPSPLHRRSFAPVRSSDAAVLDD
- the lpxA gene encoding acyl-ACP--UDP-N-acetylglucosamine O-acyltransferase is translated as MAGIDPRAIVSPQAELAADVTVGAYSVIGDGVKIGPGTWVGPHAVVTGNTTLGAGNKVFQFASIGDAPQDLKYAGEPTRLEIGDRNVFREFTSMNRGTAQGGGVTTIGSDNLFMSYTHVAHDCHVGSKCVMANYATLGGHVELGDWVIMGGYSGIHQFTKVGAHAFLGNNAAVTRDVPPYLMVVGTPAVPHSINSEGLKRRGFSPEQIRNLKNAYRVLYRSDLKLADAVEELGKRVATQPELKIFVDFIGESTRSIVR